Proteins encoded by one window of Fischerella sp. PCC 9605:
- a CDS encoding NB-ARC domain-containing protein, with translation MGVSLRASTEGLEIIEQARRRKSWDRQSPAWADAARTSIATLKRFWQGKPIQQQSFIDICYAVGLDWEKIVDTTVQPYLSLSDTIADWGEAPDVSVFYGRNEELTTLWEWIVQDCCRVVLLQGIGGIGKTALAAKLAKQIQDQFEYVIWRSLRNAPAIEDFLKDLLLLFSPDQEIELTQDINQRVSQLIHYLQKHRCLVVLDNLETILKSGDRAGYYLQGYEFYGELLWRLGEDWHQSCIILTTCEKPQEIALSEGPKLPVRSLLLRGLQEEDARKIFIAKGFSGSEDRLAEVIHLYRGNPLALQLIANLIQELFNGNVSAYLEQNTLVLSEPFNDILNQQFERLSDLEKEIMYWLAIEHQPVTPARLRENILSPPSQSKLLLALASLKRRSLIEQNPEENEASFTLQPVIMKYVSNCLVDLVCQEFYEAYHNQNFENLHFLSNYKFIKSQIYNCNLSIKYFPILLVIKNRLSRLFINESDLVDRLNLLLSMLIDKSPLQVGYLKINLMNLLSENQV, from the coding sequence ATGGGAGTTTCGCTAAGAGCCTCGACTGAGGGTTTAGAAATTATTGAGCAGGCGAGAAGACGCAAAAGCTGGGACAGACAATCTCCTGCTTGGGCTGATGCTGCTCGTACTTCAATAGCAACTTTGAAGCGGTTTTGGCAAGGGAAACCTATTCAACAACAATCTTTTATCGATATTTGTTATGCGGTAGGACTGGACTGGGAAAAAATTGTTGATACCACCGTTCAACCTTACCTTTCGCTGTCAGATACAATCGCTGATTGGGGTGAAGCGCCTGATGTTTCTGTTTTCTATGGACGTAACGAAGAATTAACAACGCTCTGGGAATGGATTGTACAAGACTGCTGCCGTGTAGTGCTACTACAAGGTATAGGAGGAATTGGCAAAACTGCTTTGGCGGCAAAACTAGCAAAACAAATTCAAGATCAGTTTGAGTATGTGATTTGGCGATCGCTACGCAATGCTCCAGCAATTGAAGATTTCCTAAAAGACCTGCTTTTATTGTTCTCTCCCGATCAAGAAATTGAACTAACACAAGACATTAATCAGAGAGTTTCGCAACTAATTCATTACTTACAAAAGCATCGCTGTTTGGTAGTACTGGATAACTTAGAAACAATACTCAAAAGCGGCGATCGCGCAGGGTATTATCTTCAAGGGTATGAATTTTATGGTGAGTTACTCTGGCGACTGGGAGAAGATTGGCATCAGAGTTGCATAATCTTAACTACTTGCGAAAAACCACAAGAAATTGCCTTGTCGGAAGGGCCGAAACTGCCTGTTCGCTCACTCCTTTTAAGGGGATTACAGGAAGAGGACGCCAGGAAAATATTTATAGCTAAAGGTTTTTCTGGCTCAGAGGATAGATTAGCAGAAGTGATTCATCTTTATAGAGGTAATCCTTTGGCATTACAGCTAATAGCTAATCTGATTCAAGAGTTGTTTAATGGCAATGTTTCTGCATATTTAGAACAGAATACTTTAGTTTTAAGCGAGCCTTTTAACGACATTTTAAATCAACAATTTGAACGCCTGTCAGATTTAGAAAAAGAGATTATGTACTGGCTAGCAATTGAACATCAGCCAGTTACACCTGCCAGATTGCGAGAAAATATATTATCGCCACCTTCTCAATCAAAATTACTACTTGCTTTGGCATCTTTAAAACGGCGATCGCTAATTGAACAAAATCCAGAAGAAAACGAAGCAAGTTTTACTCTACAGCCAGTGATTATGAAATACGTTAGCAACTGCCTAGTAGACTTGGTATGTCAAGAATTTTATGAAGCTTATCACAATCAAAATTTTGAGAATTTGCATTTTTTATCTAATTACAAATTCATTAAATCACAAATTTATAATTGCAATTTGTCAATTAAATATTTTCCCATACTACTAGTAATCAAGAATAGGTTAAGTCGGTTGTTTATCAATGAAAGTGATTTAGTAGATCGGCTCAACTTATTGCTTTCAATGCTGATAGATAAATCACCATTACAAGTTGGATATTTGAAAATTAACTTGATGAATTTACTTTCAGAAAATCAAGTATAA
- a CDS encoding phosphate/phosphite/phosphonate ABC transporter substrate-binding protein — MPLRLSGWLCLLIFLIFVLGGCKSPTSSFSGRLVIGVISYTEAEQTLKRYANFNHYLAQKTGARVELEPTYNEKKALEQVQNQAWSLVFASSGIAAIAIADHQYRPLFPLQDLSHSRSILVVRNDSPIRELKQLQGQTVALGQVGSATGYYFPVYNLYGLTLAEVLFAPTPKTVLESVAQKKAAAGALSLAEFNFYSPQLKDTQFRLLYTDPHSAPPDVVLIAPNVEPNRQEQIRKIMSAAPESLVREIGYIPEAPVPNYDYMISVVRRVRSIDSNLHKKPARLF, encoded by the coding sequence ATGCCTTTAAGATTATCAGGTTGGTTATGTCTTCTGATATTTCTAATTTTTGTACTCGGAGGATGTAAATCACCAACGTCAAGTTTTAGCGGTCGGTTAGTTATTGGTGTAATTAGCTATACTGAAGCAGAACAAACTCTGAAGAGATATGCCAACTTCAACCACTACTTAGCCCAAAAAACGGGGGCACGTGTTGAACTAGAACCTACATACAATGAAAAGAAAGCCCTAGAGCAGGTTCAGAACCAAGCTTGGTCGTTGGTTTTTGCATCTTCGGGGATAGCAGCGATCGCGATCGCCGATCACCAGTACCGCCCTCTGTTTCCGTTGCAAGATTTGAGCCATTCGCGGTCAATTCTGGTTGTTCGCAACGACAGCCCAATCCGAGAGTTAAAACAGCTTCAGGGTCAAACAGTAGCTTTAGGCCAAGTAGGTTCCGCAACGGGATATTATTTCCCGGTTTACAACCTTTATGGCTTAACATTAGCTGAGGTACTATTTGCTCCTACACCCAAAACTGTTTTGGAATCGGTTGCACAAAAAAAGGCTGCGGCTGGTGCGCTTTCGCTGGCAGAATTTAATTTTTACAGCCCACAGTTGAAAGATACGCAATTCCGCCTACTTTACACAGATCCTCATAGTGCTCCACCAGATGTGGTTTTGATTGCACCAAATGTAGAACCGAATCGACAAGAACAGATTCGTAAAATCATGAGTGCAGCCCCTGAAAGTTTGGTTCGAGAAATAGGTTATATACCCGAGGCGCCAGTACCAAATTACGATTACATGATTTCCGTAGTGCGTCGGGTTCGGTCGATTGATTCCAATCTTCACAAGAAGCCCGCTCGTTTGTTTTAA
- a CDS encoding WD40 repeat domain-containing protein yields MAKPNTICDSRALDVSEMAFSPDGRYIATASLDNTVRVLEPTSNNKPVGCGSHQDGVVALKFSPNGEKIATASLDGNVRLWKMDAKGSISPLNLLEHTNYVVTLAFSPEGNYLATATAGGSVRVWDTNNFQEIKLQQYNEYVRAVSFSLDGKYLAIVGLNNKAQVWEWQTDKTMPLNNVVAVAFSSKDSKYLATADANGNAQVWDTTTFQVIKQVNLEAYPVAINFSPEGKYLLLLGSDKKAKLWEWEKQNTPQPLEHDRVVAFAFSSNSRKFIATANADSTIKIWNNNGRLIKDLPDNNNNSLVAIAFNPKDEKQLAVASADGIVKTRKWCNFIIGDWIL; encoded by the coding sequence ATGGCCAAACCAAACACAATCTGTGATTCACGAGCCTTAGATGTGAGTGAAATGGCTTTCAGCCCTGATGGTAGGTATATAGCCACAGCAAGTTTGGACAATACAGTCAGAGTCTTAGAACCAACCAGTAACAATAAGCCAGTTGGTTGTGGGTCTCATCAAGATGGTGTAGTAGCCCTTAAATTCAGCCCAAATGGAGAAAAAATCGCCACAGCCAGTTTGGATGGTAACGTACGCTTGTGGAAGATGGATGCCAAAGGTAGCATTAGCCCTTTAAACTTGTTGGAGCATACAAATTACGTAGTTACTCTTGCCTTCAGCCCTGAAGGCAACTATCTAGCTACAGCCACTGCTGGCGGTTCTGTGCGAGTGTGGGATACAAACAACTTTCAAGAAATTAAGCTTCAACAATACAATGAATACGTAAGGGCTGTTAGCTTCAGTCTAGATGGAAAGTATCTAGCCATAGTCGGACTGAACAACAAAGCACAGGTGTGGGAGTGGCAAACCGATAAAACTATGCCACTAAATAATGTAGTAGCTGTTGCCTTCAGTTCAAAAGATAGCAAGTATCTAGCAACAGCTGATGCTAACGGCAATGCACAAGTCTGGGACACAACTACTTTCCAAGTCATCAAGCAAGTAAACCTCGAAGCTTACCCAGTGGCTATCAACTTTAGTCCGGAAGGAAAATATCTGCTTCTGCTTGGTTCGGACAAAAAAGCGAAGTTGTGGGAATGGGAAAAGCAGAACACACCTCAACCTTTAGAACACGATCGGGTAGTGGCTTTTGCCTTCAGTTCAAACAGTAGGAAGTTTATCGCCACAGCTAATGCTGACAGCACGATAAAAATTTGGAACAACAACGGTCGTTTGATTAAAGACTTGCCCGATAATAACAACAATAGTTTAGTAGCGATCGCCTTCAATCCCAAGGATGAGAAGCAGTTGGCTGTGGCTAGTGCCGATGGCATTGTCAAGACAAGAAAATGGTGTAATTTTATAATTGGCGATTGGATTTTATAA
- a CDS encoding ABC transporter substrate-binding protein, producing the protein MTQREALYWKPLIDQFNSNNPNIQVELKNFAGNNPQNPNSSTEVRNTYISDLESKSPSYDLIYMDIIWVPEFAQKNLLMDITQEFSKDELNKFISSEVEYGKYKNKLYRIPFRSDVGVLYYRKDLLDELNQKPPETFEDLMQISREVKRQRSIPYGYLWQGKPSEAMTAMFVEVLYSSGGFWIDENKNVGLDKPEAIKAVEFLRDTIKQGISPKNLTTYAYDEQYTRSLFRDSKAIFMRNWPNVWLDVNGSEPSFPGKIGIKPVVHAEGKESRACKGSWGFGIAKNTKYKKQALNAIKFFTSAASQQKFTLAYGSMPSRRDLFYEPRIAAKYRYYPELLKMVENSVARPPIPEYAEASRILQKYLSEALNPDNKDYKQMMEEAASQTEKLLIKSNRQL; encoded by the coding sequence GTGACACAACGTGAAGCTCTATATTGGAAGCCGCTAATCGATCAATTTAATTCTAACAACCCAAATATCCAGGTTGAACTAAAAAATTTTGCTGGAAATAACCCACAAAACCCAAATTCCAGTACAGAAGTCAGAAATACATACATCTCCGACTTGGAAAGCAAATCGCCGTCATATGACCTAATTTACATGGACATTATTTGGGTTCCTGAATTTGCCCAAAAAAATTTGCTGATGGATATTACTCAAGAATTTTCAAAAGACGAATTGAACAAGTTTATAAGTAGTGAGGTTGAATATGGAAAATATAAAAACAAACTATATCGTATTCCCTTCCGCAGCGATGTGGGCGTACTTTACTATCGCAAAGATTTGCTAGATGAGCTAAATCAGAAGCCACCAGAAACATTTGAGGATTTAATGCAAATTTCTCGTGAAGTAAAGCGACAGAGAAGCATTCCATACGGTTATCTTTGGCAGGGAAAACCTTCGGAAGCAATGACAGCAATGTTTGTTGAAGTACTTTACAGTTCTGGTGGCTTTTGGATTGATGAGAACAAAAATGTAGGATTAGACAAACCAGAAGCAATAAAGGCGGTTGAATTTTTACGCGACACAATTAAACAAGGTATTTCTCCTAAGAATCTTACAACTTACGCTTACGATGAACAATATACCCGTAGCTTATTTAGGGATAGTAAAGCCATTTTTATGCGTAATTGGCCTAATGTCTGGCTTGATGTTAATGGCTCAGAACCTTCTTTTCCTGGTAAGATTGGCATTAAACCTGTGGTTCATGCAGAAGGAAAGGAAAGTCGTGCCTGCAAAGGCAGCTGGGGCTTTGGAATTGCCAAAAATACAAAATATAAAAAACAAGCTTTGAATGCGATTAAATTCTTCACAAGTGCAGCATCTCAGCAGAAGTTTACCCTAGCATATGGCTCTATGCCGAGCCGTAGAGATTTGTTTTATGAGCCAAGGATTGCTGCTAAATACAGATACTATCCAGAACTGCTGAAGATGGTTGAAAACTCGGTTGCACGTCCACCTATTCCTGAATATGCAGAAGCATCCCGCATTTTACAAAAATATCTTAGTGAGGCTCTGAATCCTGATAACAAAGATTATAAACAGATGATGGAAGAGGCAGCTTCTCAAACAGAGAAGTTACTTATAAAATCCAATCGCCAATTATAA
- a CDS encoding c-type heme family protein, with protein sequence MFFNKRFRDTNIGTKFNIFLMLIFILSITLSGGVLSTVLQHTAQNEITSQAKILFQAVNSVRNYTQERVNPLLVARLETEAAFIPEAIPTFSVREVFENFRKSEEYKNFFYKDAAPNPTNLRDKADEFETKLVEEFRRNSKKKEDYGFRDLPEGKVFYIARPFIITEQKCLQCHSTPAQAPKSLLSSYGSEHGFGWKLNDIVAAQIVYVPAEEVFDSVRRSFSLIMGVLICIFAIILIVINVLLKKAVIQRIKSIANTAQKVSTGNMHVDFTENSKDEIGALAVAFNRMKSSLEIAMKLLKHKK encoded by the coding sequence ATGTTTTTTAATAAACGTTTTAGAGATACCAATATTGGCACAAAATTTAATATATTTTTGATGCTTATTTTCATACTAAGCATTACATTAAGTGGTGGTGTTCTATCAACAGTACTTCAGCACACAGCCCAAAATGAAATCACTTCTCAAGCCAAGATTCTGTTTCAAGCTGTTAATTCAGTTAGAAACTATACACAAGAGCGGGTAAATCCCCTGCTAGTAGCCAGGCTTGAAACCGAAGCAGCGTTTATTCCAGAAGCAATACCAACCTTCTCTGTGAGAGAAGTATTTGAAAATTTTCGTAAAAGCGAAGAATATAAAAATTTCTTCTATAAAGATGCAGCACCAAATCCTACTAATTTACGTGACAAAGCTGATGAATTTGAAACTAAGCTTGTAGAAGAATTTCGTCGCAACTCAAAGAAAAAAGAAGATTACGGCTTTCGCGATCTTCCTGAAGGTAAAGTATTTTACATAGCTCGACCATTTATCATCACAGAACAAAAGTGCTTACAATGCCATTCAACACCAGCACAAGCACCTAAAAGTTTATTATCCAGTTACGGTTCAGAACATGGCTTTGGCTGGAAACTCAATGATATTGTTGCTGCTCAAATTGTGTATGTTCCGGCTGAAGAAGTTTTTGATAGTGTCCGTCGCTCTTTTTCTTTGATAATGGGAGTTTTAATTTGTATATTTGCCATAATACTTATAGTAATCAATGTTTTACTGAAAAAAGCAGTAATTCAGCGAATCAAAAGCATAGCGAATACTGCACAAAAAGTTAGTACTGGAAATATGCATGTTGATTTCACAGAAAACTCTAAAGATGAAATTGGTGCTTTAGCTGTAGCATTCAATCGGATGAAGTCAAGTCTTGAAATAGCTATGAAGCTTCTTAAGCATAAAAAATAG
- a CDS encoding peptidase domain-containing ABC transporter, translating into MKYQSVLQHSEEDCGAACLATVAKYYGRSFAIGRIREAVGTGSRGTTLLGLYRGAEVLGFNARQVKASAQLLDRLDQAPLPAVIHWKGSHWVVLYGQKGKKYVIADPGVGIRYLTRQELVASWNNGIMLLLEPDNSRFYQQPEDKVGGFGRYLKRVLPYRGILIQAIAINIAIGLLSLASPLMMQLLTDDVLVRGDTQLLTTVAIGVVTMSLISSAIGLVQSHLIGHFGQRLQLGLILEYGRKLLHLPLSYFEGRRSGEVVSRIADVDAINELISEIVLGLPSQFFIALVSLGFMLFYSWTLTLASFAAFVLVTVVSLLFLPALRQKTRNMIVLGTENQGFLVETFRGVQVLKTTQATPQAWQEYQTNYGRLANLGWSTMKLGLYSGTITSFISTVTNIALLWLGSYLVINRTLSIGQLLAFSGMSGNFLGFLDSAIGLVDEFITAQIVIQRLSEVIDATPEDENDFKKPWAEIPGNADITCTNLNFHHAGRVDLLQDFSLTIPGGQVIALIGKSGCGKSTLAKLIAGLYSPQSGNIRYDIYNQQDLSLECLRQQVVLVPQEPHFWSRSIIDNFRFSYPHISFEEIVRACDITGADEFISKLPDKYQTVLGEFGANLSGGQRQRLAIARALVTNPPILILDESTGALDPVSEAEVLDKLLAYRQGKTTIMISHRPKVIQRADWIVLLEEGKVKIQGTPEVLQNEIGDRLVFLDGIAPSTNGRVVKSVFNGHV; encoded by the coding sequence ATGAAATATCAAAGTGTCCTGCAACATAGCGAAGAAGACTGTGGCGCGGCTTGTCTAGCTACTGTTGCCAAATACTATGGGCGCAGCTTTGCCATCGGTCGCATTCGGGAAGCGGTTGGCACTGGGTCACGCGGAACAACCTTGCTGGGACTTTATCGAGGAGCCGAAGTCCTTGGATTTAATGCACGTCAAGTCAAAGCCTCTGCACAATTGCTCGATCGCCTAGATCAAGCCCCTCTACCCGCCGTCATTCATTGGAAGGGGAGTCACTGGGTGGTTTTGTATGGGCAAAAAGGAAAAAAGTATGTCATTGCCGATCCAGGTGTCGGTATCCGATATTTGACTCGCCAAGAGTTAGTGGCAAGCTGGAATAACGGCATAATGCTGCTGCTGGAGCCAGATAATAGTCGGTTTTATCAACAACCCGAAGATAAAGTTGGCGGCTTTGGTCGTTATCTCAAGCGGGTTTTACCCTATCGTGGCATTCTCATCCAGGCGATCGCCATCAACATCGCCATCGGATTGCTTTCCCTCGCCTCTCCGTTAATGATGCAACTGCTCACCGATGACGTGCTAGTGCGGGGGGATACCCAACTACTCACGACAGTGGCAATTGGCGTTGTCACTATGAGCTTAATTAGCAGTGCGATCGGTTTGGTACAGTCTCACCTGATCGGTCACTTTGGTCAGCGGCTGCAATTAGGACTAATTCTGGAATATGGTCGCAAACTCCTGCACTTACCTCTCTCGTATTTTGAAGGACGACGCAGTGGGGAAGTAGTCAGCCGCATTGCCGATGTTGATGCTATCAATGAATTAATTTCCGAAATAGTCCTCGGTTTGCCCAGCCAATTTTTTATCGCCTTAGTTTCCTTGGGCTTTATGCTGTTCTACAGCTGGACACTCACTCTCGCTTCCTTCGCTGCCTTTGTTCTCGTCACGGTCGTCAGCCTGCTGTTCCTCCCCGCCTTGCGCCAAAAAACCCGCAACATGATTGTCTTAGGTACAGAAAACCAAGGCTTTCTCGTCGAAACTTTTCGTGGTGTCCAAGTGCTAAAAACTACCCAAGCCACCCCTCAAGCTTGGCAAGAGTATCAGACAAATTACGGTCGCCTCGCCAATCTAGGCTGGAGTACGATGAAGTTGGGGCTTTACAGCGGCACTATTACTAGCTTTATTTCCACCGTGACGAATATTGCCTTACTCTGGTTAGGTAGTTATCTAGTGATTAATCGCACCTTAAGCATTGGTCAGCTGCTGGCGTTTAGCGGTATGAGTGGCAACTTTCTTGGCTTCCTGGATTCAGCGATTGGGTTAGTTGATGAGTTTATCACTGCTCAGATTGTCATCCAACGCCTGAGTGAAGTTATCGACGCTACCCCAGAAGACGAAAACGACTTTAAAAAGCCTTGGGCAGAAATTCCAGGCAATGCAGATATTACCTGCACTAACCTCAACTTCCATCACGCGGGGAGAGTTGACCTGTTGCAAGATTTTTCCCTCACTATCCCTGGCGGTCAAGTAATTGCCCTCATTGGTAAATCTGGTTGTGGCAAAAGCACCCTCGCTAAATTGATAGCTGGTTTGTATTCCCCTCAGTCTGGCAATATCCGCTATGACATCTATAATCAGCAAGACCTCTCCCTCGAATGTTTGCGCCAGCAGGTAGTGTTAGTACCCCAAGAACCCCACTTTTGGAGTCGTTCCATCATTGACAACTTCCGCTTCAGCTATCCCCATATCAGTTTTGAGGAAATTGTGAGAGCTTGTGATATTACTGGTGCAGATGAGTTTATCAGTAAGCTGCCCGACAAGTATCAAACTGTCTTAGGAGAATTTGGCGCGAATCTTTCTGGTGGACAACGGCAGAGATTAGCGATCGCCCGCGCCCTCGTCACCAATCCGCCCATCCTGATTTTAGATGAATCCACTGGCGCACTTGACCCGGTCAGTGAAGCCGAAGTACTAGATAAACTGCTTGCCTATCGCCAGGGCAAAACCACAATTATGATTAGTCACCGCCCTAAAGTTATCCAGCGAGCTGATTGGATTGTCTTACTTGAGGAAGGAAAGGTGAAAATTCAGGGTACTCCAGAAGTTCTGCAAAACGAAATAGGCGATCGCTTAGTTTTCCTAGATGGTATTGCCCCATCTACAAATGGTCGGGTGGTGAAATCCGTTTTTAACGGACATGTCTAG
- a CDS encoding protein kinase domain-containing protein, with product MTKFMNYCINPNCQNRTNLDNINFCVCCGNLLLINNRYRLIKPLRDPCDSPHCEVFEVDDGGKCKVLKILKSSNYKYIQLFQQEAQILVNLRNSGIPKSESHEFFTWKLKNGQNLPCLVMEKIKGENLEQWLNENDNEPILQDLAINWLSQLTEILDYLHKNKFFHRDIKPSNIIRKHNGQLVLIDFGTARQVTETVVHGRDVTVIYSDGYTAPEQIEGRAVPQSDFFALGRTFVHLLTGKRPTDFSKDYQTGDLIWRQAAPQVTEVLADFIDKLMAPSLERRFQDTQEILQEKGQLILQLTWQQLKEIDPLATRPIFLEEKLDHSISTITVSANTNSPPYSVLYPEKYLLLQSILLELIGPIAPTLLEEVAQEVYDLNELVENFRFYLPQHQQLEFEKQVMFLLKENPMQSQINCATQSTAKQQGINESFLRRCEQELAEIIGPVATLLIDYSLESDPEISQMQLVQALAAEIPDRKKAIEFQQSLAS from the coding sequence TTGACTAAATTTATGAACTACTGCATAAATCCTAATTGTCAAAATCGTACAAATCTTGATAATATAAATTTTTGTGTATGCTGCGGCAATTTATTACTTATTAATAATCGATATCGGCTAATTAAACCTTTGCGTGACCCATGTGATTCACCTCATTGTGAAGTTTTTGAAGTAGATGATGGTGGAAAATGTAAGGTTTTAAAGATTTTAAAAAGCAGTAATTATAAGTATATTCAACTTTTTCAGCAAGAAGCCCAAATATTAGTAAATCTTAGGAATTCAGGAATTCCCAAATCTGAATCACATGAATTCTTTACTTGGAAATTAAAGAATGGTCAAAATTTGCCCTGCCTAGTCATGGAGAAAATTAAGGGAGAAAATTTAGAGCAGTGGCTAAATGAAAATGATAATGAGCCAATTCTGCAAGACCTAGCAATTAATTGGCTAAGTCAACTGACAGAAATTTTAGATTACTTACATAAAAATAAGTTTTTCCATCGGGATATAAAGCCTTCTAATATTATACGCAAGCACAATGGACAACTTGTGTTGATAGACTTTGGTACAGCTAGGCAAGTTACAGAAACAGTTGTTCATGGAAGGGATGTAACAGTTATTTATTCTGATGGCTATACTGCTCCAGAGCAAATAGAAGGTAGAGCCGTTCCGCAATCAGACTTTTTTGCTTTAGGACGCACGTTTGTCCATTTACTAACAGGTAAACGCCCTACTGATTTTTCAAAAGACTACCAAACAGGTGATTTAATATGGCGACAAGCAGCACCACAAGTCACAGAAGTGTTGGCAGATTTTATTGATAAATTAATGGCTCCTAGCTTGGAAAGAAGATTTCAAGATACGCAAGAAATTTTGCAAGAAAAAGGACAACTAATCCTGCAACTTACTTGGCAACAATTAAAGGAAATTGATCCGCTTGCTACTAGACCAATTTTTTTGGAAGAAAAGCTAGATCATTCAATCTCTACAATTACTGTTTCCGCAAACACAAATTCTCCACCTTACTCTGTCCTTTATCCAGAAAAATATTTACTTTTGCAAAGTATTTTGCTTGAGCTTATCGGCCCTATAGCTCCTACTTTGTTAGAAGAAGTTGCCCAAGAAGTGTACGATCTCAATGAATTAGTAGAAAATTTCAGATTTTACCTTCCACAGCACCAACAGCTTGAATTTGAAAAGCAGGTGATGTTTCTTTTGAAAGAAAATCCGATGCAATCTCAAATAAATTGTGCTACTCAATCAACCGCAAAACAGCAAGGAATTAACGAAAGTTTTTTACGTCGATGTGAACAAGAACTAGCAGAGATAATTGGCCCGGTAGCTACTTTACTTATAGACTATTCTTTGGAATCTGATCCAGAAATTTCTCAAATGCAACTTGTGCAAGCTTTAGCAGCAGAAATTCCCGATCGGAAAAAAGCTATTGAATTTCAACAAAGTCTAGCTTCTTAA
- a CDS encoding serine/threonine protein kinase, translating to MSYCINPKCRNRHNPNNFYKCQACGNDLLIQGQYRLVKPLRDLDLSPYFDVFEAAIQTQPVFPALAHVAALFRKPTAKVTSSEPKVLKVLKKNDHEKYTKLFKQEAEILTNLRHPGIPKAELDDSFPWRLKDGQQLQCLVMEKIEGDNLEDWVRQNGKISEQLALDWLKEITEILDYVHQNNFFHRDIKPSNIMRKPDGKLALIDFGTAREVTETVVNRHGGVTRVESFIYTPQEQIEGRAVPQSDFFALGRTFVYLLIGHHPTPNYFHQNPQTNQLIWRENAPQVSKPLADFIDALMAPSVENRPANTQTILQRLEEIGRSLHQQNSQTETLPPPLQPSPNPPVPRPSPRPIPQSRSRVIVGLIVILLLGVLIWPNQTQSVIHEP from the coding sequence ATGAGCTACTGTATCAACCCCAAATGTCGAAATCGCCACAACCCCAACAACTTTTACAAGTGCCAAGCCTGCGGCAATGACTTGCTAATTCAGGGTCAATATCGACTAGTTAAACCTCTACGCGACCTCGACCTTTCACCCTATTTTGATGTATTTGAAGCAGCTATACAAACTCAGCCTGTTTTCCCAGCCCTTGCTCATGTAGCTGCACTTTTCAGGAAACCGACTGCAAAGGTAACATCCTCTGAGCCGAAAGTCCTAAAGGTTCTCAAGAAGAATGACCACGAGAAATACACCAAACTGTTTAAGCAAGAAGCAGAGATATTGACTAATTTGAGGCATCCAGGAATTCCCAAAGCAGAGCTAGATGATAGTTTCCCCTGGCGGTTGAAGGATGGTCAACAATTGCAGTGTTTGGTGATGGAAAAAATTGAAGGGGATAATTTGGAAGATTGGGTGAGGCAGAATGGAAAAATTTCTGAACAGCTAGCACTAGATTGGCTGAAAGAAATCACCGAAATACTGGATTATGTGCATCAAAACAACTTTTTTCATCGGGATATTAAACCCTCGAACATCATGCGAAAACCTGATGGAAAGCTTGCGTTGATTGATTTTGGTACAGCCAGGGAAGTTACAGAGACAGTGGTTAATCGACACGGAGGTGTGACAAGAGTTGAATCATTTATCTACACTCCTCAAGAACAAATTGAAGGTAGAGCCGTTCCACAATCCGATTTCTTTGCTTTAGGACGCACATTTGTTTATTTACTAATAGGTCATCACCCCACTCCTAATTACTTTCATCAAAACCCCCAAACAAATCAGTTGATTTGGCGAGAAAATGCGCCGCAAGTTTCAAAGCCATTGGCAGATTTTATAGACGCATTAATGGCTCCATCTGTAGAAAATCGACCTGCCAATACACAAACCATCTTGCAACGCTTAGAAGAAATTGGTCGCTCTTTACATCAGCAAAATAGCCAAACCGAGACTTTGCCTCCACCTCTCCAGCCTTCTCCCAATCCACCAGTGCCTCGACCCTCTCCCCGACCTATTCCTCAATCTCGCTCGCGCGTTATCGTTGGGTTGATCGTCATCCTATTGCTGGGTGTATTGATATGGCCAAACCAAACACAATCTGTGATTCACGAGCCTTAG